The Nocardioides salarius genome includes a region encoding these proteins:
- a CDS encoding HAD-IB family hydrolase, whose translation MTQAPSGSVAGRLAGRHLLLTGVTGFVGEALLHLLLHEVPDVRVSLLVRPKGSTGGAARIAKLLEKPVFEQAVAHAGGVEALLESRLGVVEGDLADVPALPADLDAVVHCAGDVSFDPPVDEAFTTNVVGTRDLLARVVEAGREAGRDVHYLHVSTAYVAGRRRGHVPEAPVEHDVDLEAELAWGLAQRRDTEHRSRSAEVLEAARRRAEKAHSRAGLLTAATATEQARRDWVSAELVKVGTERARSLGWTDCYTFTKALGERVVEAHARAGHRVTVLRPSIIESALERPHAGWIEGFKMAEPLILAYGRGELPEFPAAADTIVDIVPVDHVASAIVAALAHPPEPGEAAYLHVCSGDRNPLTFGELYSHVRAYFDEHPFQVGARGAARLPDWRFPGAASVDRLLTTSERAFKVADYVVGHAPRSDRTRQVARELDRRGRRLEFLRRYLTLYQEYAQAELRFSDDATTALRERLSPDDQRTFAFDTAAIDWPVYLREIHCPAVTAPVRRLDELRARRQGSAGRSAGGARLPEVTGRAGAQDAGPSEVAAFFDMDGTLLSSNVIETYLWIRLQELDGAGRFAELARVAGRVPSLVRAERRERSAFLRAVYREYAGARLEDLDAVVDEMLSDHVLSRLAPAAVRRVREHRRAGHRTVLITGAVRPLTRPLAPLFDHVEAAELAVDGAGTCTGHLAGSPLVGESRAAFMRDWAARNGVDLGRSYAYADSHSDLPLLAAAGHPVAVRPDVSLYRHARRHHWTIVDWASPPSASRGLNPAGARR comes from the coding sequence ATGACGCAGGCACCGTCCGGGTCGGTGGCCGGCAGGCTCGCGGGCCGGCACCTGCTGCTCACCGGGGTCACCGGGTTCGTCGGCGAGGCGCTGCTGCACCTGCTGCTGCACGAGGTGCCCGACGTGCGCGTCAGCCTCCTGGTCCGGCCCAAGGGCTCGACCGGCGGTGCGGCGCGGATCGCCAAGCTCCTGGAGAAGCCGGTCTTCGAGCAGGCGGTGGCCCACGCCGGCGGCGTCGAGGCCCTGCTCGAGTCGCGGCTGGGCGTGGTCGAGGGGGACCTGGCCGACGTGCCGGCGCTGCCCGCCGACCTCGACGCGGTGGTGCACTGCGCCGGCGACGTCAGCTTCGACCCACCGGTCGACGAGGCCTTCACCACCAACGTCGTGGGCACCCGCGACCTGCTCGCGCGGGTGGTCGAGGCGGGACGAGAGGCCGGCCGCGACGTGCACTACCTGCACGTCTCGACGGCGTACGTCGCCGGGAGACGCCGCGGTCACGTGCCGGAGGCGCCGGTCGAGCACGACGTCGACCTGGAGGCCGAGCTGGCGTGGGGCCTGGCCCAGCGCCGCGACACCGAGCACCGCAGCCGCAGCGCCGAGGTGCTCGAGGCCGCGCGGCGCAGGGCCGAGAAGGCGCACTCGCGCGCCGGCCTGCTGACGGCGGCGACGGCGACCGAGCAGGCGCGCCGCGACTGGGTCTCCGCCGAGCTGGTGAAGGTCGGCACCGAGCGGGCGCGCAGCCTGGGCTGGACCGACTGCTACACCTTCACCAAGGCGCTCGGCGAGCGGGTGGTGGAGGCGCACGCACGGGCCGGTCACCGGGTCACGGTGCTGCGCCCGAGCATCATCGAGTCGGCCCTCGAGCGCCCGCACGCCGGCTGGATCGAGGGGTTCAAGATGGCCGAGCCGCTGATCCTGGCCTACGGGCGCGGCGAGCTGCCGGAGTTCCCCGCCGCCGCCGACACGATCGTCGACATCGTGCCGGTCGACCACGTGGCCTCGGCGATCGTCGCGGCCCTGGCGCACCCGCCCGAGCCCGGCGAGGCGGCGTACCTGCACGTGTGCTCGGGCGATCGCAACCCGCTGACCTTCGGCGAGCTCTACTCCCACGTGCGCGCCTACTTCGACGAGCACCCCTTCCAGGTCGGCGCCCGCGGCGCGGCCCGGCTGCCCGACTGGCGCTTCCCCGGCGCGGCCTCGGTCGACCGGCTGCTGACGACCAGCGAGCGGGCTTTCAAGGTCGCCGACTACGTCGTCGGGCACGCCCCTCGCAGCGACCGCACCCGCCAGGTGGCCCGTGAGCTCGACCGGCGGGGGCGGCGCCTGGAGTTCCTGCGCCGCTACCTGACGCTCTACCAGGAGTACGCGCAGGCGGAGCTGCGCTTCTCCGACGACGCCACCACGGCGCTGCGCGAACGGCTCTCGCCCGACGACCAGCGCACCTTCGCCTTCGACACCGCCGCCATCGACTGGCCGGTCTACCTGCGCGAGATCCACTGCCCGGCCGTGACGGCGCCGGTGCGCCGCCTCGACGAGCTGCGGGCCCGCCGCCAGGGCTCGGCCGGGCGCAGCGCGGGCGGTGCGCGCCTGCCCGAGGTGACCGGCCGGGCGGGGGCGCAGGACGCCGGCCCGAGCGAGGTGGCCGCGTTCTTCGACATGGACGGCACGCTGCTGTCCTCCAACGTCATCGAGACCTACCTGTGGATTCGGCTGCAGGAGCTCGACGGGGCGGGCCGCTTCGCCGAGCTGGCGCGGGTCGCCGGCCGGGTGCCCTCGCTGGTGCGCGCCGAGCGCCGCGAGCGCAGCGCCTTCCTGCGCGCGGTCTACCGCGAGTACGCCGGCGCCCGCCTCGAGGACCTCGATGCCGTGGTCGACGAGATGCTCAGCGACCACGTGCTCTCGCGCCTGGCCCCGGCCGCCGTACGACGGGTGCGCGAGCACCGGCGCGCCGGGCACCGCACGGTGCTGATCACCGGGGCCGTGCGCCCGCTGACCCGCCCGCTGGCGCCGCTCTTCGACCACGTGGAGGCCGCCGAGCTGGCCGTCGACGGGGCGGGCACCTGCACCGGGCACCTGGCCGGCTCGCCGCTGGTGGGGGAGTCGCGGGCCGCCTTCATGCGCGACTGGGCCGCCCGCAACGGCGTCGACCTGGGCCGCTCCTACGCCTACGCCGACTCGCACTCCGACCTCCCGCTGCTCGCGGCCGCCGGGCACCCGGTGGCGGTGCGCCCCGACGTCTCGCTCTACCGCCACGCGCGCCGGCACCACTGGACGATCGTCGACTGGGCCAGCCCGCCCTCGGCGAGCCGCGGTCTCAACCCGGCAGGAGCCCGCCGATGA
- a CDS encoding AMP-binding protein, with amino-acid sequence MISTLLTSAGTVGTSLRVLTRAGVLRPYSPVVLARLAKVLKDWGTGPAGGFASLAVRAPGEVGVVDELGELTWAQLHARSNALARALRERGIGEGDAVAVMCRNHRFFLDVTCAAAKLGADALYLNTAFAGPQLVEVLGRDRPAVVVHDQEFHDLLAEAEVPLRVVAWVDDERELPEGADTVERLVAVHDDGDLEPPARHGRTVILTSGTTGTPKGAPRSEAGVDAAVALLSAMPLRHGWRCHVAAPLFHTWGFAHMALAMLLGTTLVLRRRFEPEEALRTIAEERCESVAVIPVMLQRILALPAEVLDAHDLSRVEVVASSGSALPGDLALTWMDRFGDNLYSTYGSTEVAYAAVAGPADLREAPSTAGRAPYATVLKVLDETGEEVATGQAGRIFVGNTLLFEGYTGGGSKEVVDGLMATGDVGRIGDDGRLYVEGRDDDMIVSGGENVFPKEVEDCIARHDHVAEVAAVGVDDDDFGQRLRAFVVLRDGAGLDQEAVQGWVKQHLARYKVPREVVFLDELPRNATGKVLKRELRGEDA; translated from the coding sequence ATGATCTCCACGCTGCTCACCAGCGCCGGAACGGTCGGCACCAGCCTCCGGGTGCTGACGCGCGCCGGGGTGCTGCGCCCCTACTCCCCGGTGGTCCTGGCGAGGCTGGCCAAGGTGCTCAAGGACTGGGGCACCGGTCCCGCCGGCGGCTTCGCCTCCCTGGCCGTGCGGGCCCCGGGCGAGGTCGGTGTCGTCGACGAGCTCGGCGAGCTCACCTGGGCCCAGCTGCACGCCCGCTCGAACGCGCTGGCCCGGGCCCTGCGCGAGCGCGGCATCGGCGAGGGCGACGCCGTCGCGGTGATGTGCCGCAACCACCGCTTCTTCCTCGACGTGACCTGCGCCGCGGCCAAGCTCGGCGCCGACGCCCTCTACCTCAACACCGCCTTCGCCGGCCCCCAGCTGGTCGAGGTGCTGGGCCGGGACCGCCCCGCCGTGGTGGTGCACGACCAGGAGTTCCACGACCTGCTGGCCGAGGCCGAGGTGCCGCTGCGCGTCGTGGCCTGGGTCGACGACGAGCGCGAGCTGCCCGAGGGTGCCGACACCGTCGAACGGCTCGTCGCGGTCCACGACGACGGTGACCTCGAGCCGCCGGCCCGCCACGGACGCACGGTGATCCTCACCTCCGGCACCACCGGCACCCCCAAGGGGGCGCCGCGCAGCGAGGCCGGCGTCGACGCCGCCGTGGCGCTGCTCTCGGCGATGCCGCTGCGCCACGGCTGGCGCTGCCACGTGGCCGCGCCGCTCTTCCACACGTGGGGCTTCGCCCACATGGCCCTGGCCATGCTCCTGGGCACCACGCTCGTGCTGCGGCGCCGCTTCGAGCCGGAGGAGGCGCTGCGCACGATCGCCGAGGAGCGCTGCGAGAGCGTGGCGGTGATCCCGGTGATGCTGCAGCGCATCCTCGCGCTGCCTGCGGAGGTCCTCGACGCCCACGACCTGTCCCGGGTCGAGGTGGTCGCGTCGTCGGGCTCGGCGCTGCCCGGCGACCTGGCGCTGACCTGGATGGACCGCTTCGGCGACAACCTCTACTCCACCTACGGCTCCACCGAGGTCGCCTACGCCGCCGTCGCCGGGCCCGCCGACCTGCGCGAGGCGCCCTCGACGGCCGGCCGGGCGCCGTACGCCACGGTGCTCAAGGTGCTCGACGAGACCGGCGAGGAGGTGGCCACCGGGCAGGCCGGACGGATCTTCGTCGGCAACACGCTGCTCTTCGAGGGCTACACCGGTGGCGGCTCGAAGGAGGTCGTCGACGGGCTGATGGCCACCGGCGACGTCGGCCGCATCGGCGACGACGGACGGCTCTACGTCGAGGGACGCGACGACGACATGATCGTCTCGGGCGGCGAGAACGTCTTCCCCAAGGAGGTCGAGGACTGCATCGCCCGCCACGACCACGTCGCCGAGGTGGCGGCGGTCGGTGTCGACGACGACGACTTCGGCCAGCGGCTGCGTGCCTTCGTGGTGCTCCGCGACGGCGCCGGGCTCGACCAGGAGGCCGTGCAGGGCTGGGTCAAGCAGCACCTGGCGCGCTACAAGGTGCCCCGCGAGGTGGTCTTCCTCGACGAGCTGCCGCGCAACGCCACCGGCAAGGTGCTCAAGCGAGAGCTGCGGGGCGAGGACGCGTGA
- a CDS encoding peroxiredoxin has translation MSQHHTEERGLTLGGPAPDFTLRDQFGQDVTLSSYRGVKAVAILFYPYAFSGVCTSEMAGVRDRLAEFMTFDTEVLAISCDPMFALRAFADADGLNFPLLSDFWPHGQVSRAYDVFDEAVGAPRRSSYVVDKQGLVRWAVHNANPDGRDLDEHLRQLTALA, from the coding sequence GTGAGCCAGCACCACACCGAGGAGCGCGGCCTGACCCTGGGCGGCCCGGCGCCCGACTTCACGCTGCGCGACCAGTTCGGCCAGGACGTCACCCTGTCGTCGTACCGCGGGGTGAAGGCGGTGGCGATCCTCTTCTACCCCTACGCCTTCTCCGGGGTGTGCACCAGCGAGATGGCGGGGGTCCGCGACCGGCTGGCGGAGTTCATGACCTTCGACACCGAGGTCCTCGCCATCTCCTGCGACCCGATGTTCGCGCTGCGCGCCTTCGCCGACGCCGACGGGCTGAACTTCCCGCTGCTCTCCGACTTCTGGCCGCACGGGCAGGTCTCGCGGGCCTACGACGTCTTCGACGAGGCAGTCGGGGCGCCACGCCGCTCGTCGTACGTGGTGGACAAGCAGGGCCTGGTGCGCTGGGCGGTGCACAACGCGAACCCGGACGGCCGCGACCTCGATGAGCACCTGCGCCAGCTCACGGCCCTGGCCTGA
- a CDS encoding DUF3052 domain-containing protein: MSSTAGGGSTQTGTPSGPAERLGLGKGMVVQELGWDNDTDDTLRVAIEDAIDADMVDGDYGNVVDAVVLWYRDDDGDLVDSLVDALTDLVGGGAIWLLTPRIGRPGSVDPADVAEAAPVAGLAQTTTATVSKDWAATRLVTPKTPA, from the coding sequence GTGAGCTCGACCGCGGGTGGCGGGTCCACCCAGACAGGCACCCCTTCAGGCCCGGCCGAGCGCCTCGGCCTCGGCAAGGGAATGGTGGTCCAGGAGCTCGGGTGGGACAACGACACCGACGACACCCTGCGGGTGGCCATCGAGGACGCCATCGACGCCGACATGGTCGACGGTGACTACGGCAACGTCGTCGACGCCGTCGTGCTCTGGTACCGCGACGACGACGGTGACCTGGTCGACTCGCTGGTCGACGCGCTGACCGACCTGGTCGGCGGCGGCGCCATCTGGCTGCTCACCCCGCGCATCGGGCGCCCCGGGTCGGTCGACCCCGCCGACGTCGCCGAGGCCGCTCCCGTGGCCGGCCTCGCGCAGACCACCACCGCCACCGTCAGCAAGGACTGGGCCGCCACGCGCCTGGTCACCCCCAAGACCCCGGCCTGA
- a CDS encoding DUF4331 domain-containing protein — protein sequence MSSHREAPEISKDPVADSTDVYAFRSPANPGNVVLIANFIPLQKPDSGPNFFEFGDDVLYEIHVSNKGTAQADVSYQFKFKTTVRNDRTFLYNTGPINDIDDETWNRPQSYSVKRVKGNDTTTLGSNLPCPPVNVGKRSTPDYAALADQAVHQLPRGRKVFAGQRADAFWVDLGSIFDLGALRPFNEAHLIPMGAMDGINSVQSYNVHTIAIEVPIDELTRDGSTPSDPMSATSTIGVWATASRRTSRVFNKKTGTYRDFGKWRQVSRLGNPLFNEVVVPMAEKDLWNSREPSGDSKYQKFVYKPELGGLLPVLYPGVFPNLEAYDKRRADLHAILLTGIPEGVVPGFQNYTGPVPSDMLRLNVAIPPSNDPNPLGLVGGDPAGFPNGRRLEDNVTTIELRAIAGLTIPLVDPSYTPDDAAAAVEDGSEYTNSPLLGEFPYLGLPGGGYQTEPGTTQAS from the coding sequence ATGTCGTCCCACCGCGAAGCACCGGAGATCTCCAAGGACCCCGTGGCCGACAGCACGGACGTCTACGCGTTCCGCAGCCCCGCCAACCCCGGCAACGTCGTCCTGATCGCCAACTTCATCCCGCTGCAGAAGCCCGACTCGGGCCCGAACTTCTTCGAGTTCGGCGACGACGTGCTCTACGAGATCCACGTCTCCAACAAGGGCACGGCCCAGGCCGACGTCAGCTACCAGTTCAAGTTCAAGACCACGGTGCGCAACGACCGGACCTTCCTCTACAACACCGGTCCGATCAACGACATCGACGACGAGACCTGGAACCGGCCGCAGAGCTACTCGGTCAAGAGGGTCAAGGGCAACGACACCACGACGCTGGGCAGCAACCTGCCCTGCCCGCCGGTCAACGTCGGCAAGCGCTCCACCCCCGACTACGCGGCCCTCGCCGACCAGGCGGTGCACCAGCTGCCGCGCGGGCGCAAGGTCTTCGCGGGGCAGCGGGCCGACGCGTTCTGGGTCGACCTGGGCTCCATCTTCGACCTGGGCGCGCTGCGCCCCTTCAACGAGGCGCACCTGATCCCGATGGGCGCGATGGACGGCATCAACTCGGTGCAGTCCTACAACGTGCACACCATCGCCATCGAGGTGCCGATCGACGAGCTCACCCGGGACGGCTCCACGCCCTCCGACCCGATGTCGGCCACCTCGACCATCGGCGTGTGGGCCACCGCCAGCCGCCGCACCTCGAGGGTCTTCAACAAGAAGACCGGCACCTACCGCGACTTCGGCAAGTGGCGCCAGGTCTCGCGCCTGGGCAACCCGCTCTTCAACGAGGTCGTGGTGCCGATGGCCGAGAAGGACCTCTGGAACAGCCGCGAGCCCTCGGGCGACAGCAAGTACCAGAAGTTCGTCTACAAGCCCGAGCTCGGCGGGCTGCTGCCGGTGCTCTACCCGGGGGTCTTCCCGAACCTGGAGGCCTACGACAAGCGCCGCGCCGACCTGCACGCGATCCTGCTCACGGGCATCCCCGAGGGGGTCGTGCCGGGCTTCCAGAACTACACCGGCCCGGTGCCCTCCGACATGCTGCGCCTCAACGTGGCCATCCCGCCGAGCAACGACCCGAACCCGCTGGGCCTGGTGGGCGGCGACCCGGCCGGCTTCCCCAACGGACGCCGGCTCGAGGACAACGTGACCACGATCGAGCTGCGGGCCATCGCCGGGCTGACCATCCCGCTGGTGGACCCGTCCTACACGCCCGACGACGCCGCCGCCGCGGTGGAGGACGGCTCGGAGTACACCAACTCGCCGCTGCTGGGCGAGTTCCCCTACCTCGGTCTGCCCGGTGGCGGATACCAGACCGAGCCCGGCACGACGCAGGCGTCGTGA
- a CDS encoding lactate racemase domain-containing protein, giving the protein MTRPGFVLEVDDRTPPLVVHEGLGFRLEDFPLGTRVIYPPESLPGIADVEGAVRDALLHPVDSDPLPERLFAGMRLTIAFDDVSLPLPSMRRPDIRQRIIEQVLTMAAEAGVDDVEIIAANALHRRMTTAELEHIVGERVFRSFHPQGKLYNFDAEDRDALSHLGTTERGEDIEISKRAAESDLLVYVNVNLVAMDGGHKSVGIGLASYKSLRHHHNAHTMVHSRSFMDHQKSAMHQSAWRIGRVIKDTVPVFQVETTLNNDVFPRPYEFLMKREWEWSVRDQASMLAARRGLALAPQKLRHKIFHDLRAPYGLTGIAAGEVEAVHEQTLARVHRQQLVEVQGTSDVLVMGVPYLGPYNVNSSMNPVLATCMGLGYYFNSYRGHPVVRRGGAVILYHPLDEGFNQLHHPSYVDFYEEVLAETTDPAVIGEKYERQFAEDPWYRHLYRTSHAYHGVHPFYMWYWAAHAMDHVGDVIWVGGDRRAAARLGFRAASTLADALEMASGTVGTSPSITYLHNPPHLLADVRV; this is encoded by the coding sequence GTGACCCGACCAGGCTTCGTGCTCGAGGTCGACGACCGCACCCCGCCGCTGGTGGTCCACGAGGGCCTCGGCTTCCGCCTCGAGGACTTCCCCCTCGGCACCCGGGTGATCTACCCGCCCGAGTCGCTGCCGGGCATCGCCGACGTCGAGGGCGCCGTGCGCGACGCCCTGCTGCACCCGGTCGACAGCGACCCGCTGCCCGAGCGGCTCTTCGCCGGGATGCGGCTGACCATCGCCTTCGACGACGTCTCGCTGCCGCTGCCCAGCATGCGCCGCCCCGACATCCGCCAGCGCATCATCGAGCAGGTGCTGACCATGGCCGCCGAGGCCGGGGTCGACGACGTCGAGATCATCGCCGCCAACGCGCTGCACCGCCGGATGACCACCGCCGAGCTCGAGCACATCGTCGGGGAGCGCGTCTTCCGCTCCTTCCACCCCCAGGGCAAGCTCTACAACTTCGACGCCGAGGACCGCGACGCCCTGAGCCACCTCGGCACCACCGAGCGCGGCGAGGACATCGAGATCAGCAAGCGGGCGGCCGAGTCCGACCTGCTGGTCTACGTCAACGTGAACCTGGTCGCCATGGACGGCGGGCACAAGTCGGTCGGCATCGGGCTGGCGTCGTACAAGAGCCTGCGCCACCACCACAACGCGCACACGATGGTGCACTCGCGCTCCTTCATGGACCACCAGAAGTCGGCGATGCACCAGTCGGCGTGGCGGATCGGGCGGGTCATCAAGGACACCGTGCCGGTCTTCCAGGTCGAGACCACGCTCAACAACGACGTCTTCCCGCGCCCCTACGAGTTCCTGATGAAGCGCGAGTGGGAGTGGTCGGTGCGCGACCAGGCCTCCATGCTCGCGGCCCGGCGCGGGCTCGCGCTGGCGCCGCAGAAGCTGCGGCACAAGATCTTCCACGACCTGCGGGCGCCCTACGGGCTGACCGGCATCGCCGCCGGCGAGGTCGAGGCCGTGCACGAGCAGACCCTCGCCCGGGTGCACCGCCAGCAGCTGGTCGAGGTGCAGGGCACCTCCGACGTGCTGGTGATGGGCGTGCCCTACCTGGGTCCCTACAACGTCAACAGCTCGATGAACCCGGTGCTGGCCACCTGCATGGGGCTGGGCTACTACTTCAACTCCTACCGTGGGCACCCGGTGGTGCGCCGCGGTGGCGCCGTGATCCTCTACCACCCGCTCGACGAGGGCTTCAACCAGCTGCACCACCCGTCGTACGTCGACTTCTACGAGGAGGTGCTGGCCGAGACCACCGACCCGGCGGTCATCGGCGAGAAGTACGAGCGGCAGTTCGCCGAGGACCCGTGGTACCGCCACCTCTACCGCACCTCGCACGCCTACCACGGGGTGCACCCCTTCTACATGTGGTACTGGGCGGCGCACGCGATGGACCACGTCGGCGACGTCATCTGGGTCGGCGGCGACCGGCGCGCGGCGGCCCGGCTCGGCTTCCGGGCGGCCTCGACGCTGGCCGACGCCCTCGAGATGGCCTCCGGGACCGTCGGCACCAGCCCCTCCATCACCTACCTGCACAACCCGCCGCACCTGCTGGCGGACGTGCGGGTCTGA
- a CDS encoding zinc-dependent alcohol dehydrogenase, whose amino-acid sequence MMLALEMFRSLPRTVVGRAVGTRMPGLLSGVAAPLRLATLEAPVVRHPGWARLRTRLSGICGSDLSMLSGSTSLYFSALVSLPFVPGHEVVAELVEDCEDLPAGTRVVVDPVLACAARGVEPCEGCAAGATNRCSRITVGDVSPGLQTGFCHDTGGGWGQQLSAHRSQLHPVPESLTDAQALLAEPLACAVHTALRAGVAAGDRVLVSGAGAVGLFVTLALRELTPAGEILVVAKHAHQRELVMALGASEVVAPHEVLRRVRRATGAFQLHPELSSAYLLGGVDVALDAVGSKASLETSLQATRAGGRVVLSGMPRPADLSAAWFRELEVVGSYASARVEPGGRSAFETALELAGHDALASVADGVAAYPLHRWREALDHAHSTGRLGTVKVAFDPRRTQ is encoded by the coding sequence ATGATGCTCGCGCTGGAGATGTTCCGTTCGCTGCCGCGCACCGTGGTCGGGCGGGCGGTCGGCACGCGGATGCCCGGGCTGCTCTCCGGTGTGGCCGCGCCGCTGCGGCTGGCCACCCTCGAGGCCCCGGTCGTGCGCCACCCCGGCTGGGCGCGGCTGCGCACCCGGCTCTCCGGCATCTGCGGCTCCGACCTGTCGATGCTCTCGGGCAGCACCAGCCTCTACTTCTCCGCCCTGGTCTCGCTGCCCTTCGTGCCGGGCCACGAGGTGGTCGCCGAGCTGGTCGAGGACTGCGAGGACCTGCCCGCCGGCACCCGCGTCGTGGTCGACCCCGTGCTGGCCTGCGCCGCACGCGGGGTCGAGCCCTGCGAGGGCTGCGCCGCGGGCGCGACCAACCGCTGCTCGCGGATCACCGTCGGCGACGTCTCGCCGGGCCTGCAGACCGGGTTCTGCCACGACACCGGCGGCGGCTGGGGACAGCAGCTGAGCGCGCACCGCAGCCAGCTGCACCCGGTGCCCGAGTCGCTCACCGACGCGCAGGCCCTGCTCGCCGAGCCGCTGGCCTGCGCGGTGCACACCGCCCTGCGCGCCGGGGTCGCGGCCGGCGACCGGGTGCTGGTCAGCGGCGCGGGTGCCGTGGGCCTGTTCGTGACGCTGGCGCTGCGCGAGCTGACCCCGGCCGGCGAGATCCTGGTCGTGGCCAAGCACGCGCACCAGCGCGAGCTGGTCATGGCTCTCGGTGCCAGCGAGGTGGTGGCCCCGCACGAGGTGCTGCGTCGGGTACGCCGCGCCACCGGCGCCTTCCAGCTGCACCCCGAGCTGTCGTCGGCGTACCTGCTCGGCGGGGTCGACGTGGCCCTCGACGCCGTCGGCAGCAAGGCCTCGCTCGAGACCTCGCTGCAGGCGACCCGGGCCGGCGGCCGGGTGGTGCTGTCGGGGATGCCGCGCCCCGCCGACCTGTCGGCCGCCTGGTTCCGCGAGCTCGAGGTGGTCGGCAGCTACGCCTCGGCCCGCGTCGAGCCGGGCGGGCGCAGCGCCTTCGAGACCGCTCTCGAGCTGGCCGGGCACGACGCGCTCGCGAGCGTCGCCGACGGGGTGGCGGCCTACCCGCTGCACCGCTGGCGCGAGGCCCTCGACCACGCCCACTCCACCGGACGCCTCGGCACCGTGAAGGTGGCCTTCGACCCCAGGAGAACGCAGTGA
- a CDS encoding lysophospholipid acyltransferase family protein has translation MGFLREGVDDVRRTARGWRWGRRSQVPRSAEPYVEPVRTQVFGSDWARRRPALAAREVAQKVGLEPVFRSQVRTRVEGLDVLDRVEGPVIFVANHASHLDTPLLLLALPDEWRRRTAVAAAADYFFDTWWRAVGSSLLFNTFPIDRRGGSMSATPGEVLADGWSLVIFPEGTRSGDGWMHTFRMGAAYLSHTHDVPIVPVAHRGTFAAMPRGAGWPGRDAGGRRQLTVRFGEPLRARGGESVRDYAPRVREAVAALLDEDSSTWWEAQRRRATGSTPDPGGPDVATWRRVWAQTESPAADPPTGPRRRVWQR, from the coding sequence ATGGGGTTCCTGCGCGAGGGCGTCGACGACGTGCGCCGCACCGCTCGCGGCTGGCGGTGGGGACGGCGCTCGCAGGTGCCGCGCTCGGCCGAGCCGTACGTCGAGCCGGTGCGCACGCAGGTCTTCGGCTCCGACTGGGCGCGGCGTCGCCCGGCCCTCGCCGCGCGCGAGGTGGCCCAGAAGGTGGGCCTCGAGCCCGTCTTCCGCTCCCAGGTGCGCACCCGGGTCGAGGGACTCGACGTGCTCGACCGGGTCGAGGGTCCGGTCATCTTCGTGGCCAACCACGCCTCCCACCTCGACACCCCGCTGCTGCTGCTCGCGCTGCCCGACGAGTGGCGCCGGCGCACGGCCGTGGCCGCCGCGGCCGACTACTTCTTCGACACCTGGTGGCGGGCGGTGGGCTCGTCGCTGCTGTTCAACACCTTCCCCATCGACCGTCGCGGGGGCTCCATGTCGGCGACGCCGGGGGAGGTGCTGGCCGACGGCTGGAGCCTGGTGATCTTCCCCGAGGGCACCCGCTCGGGCGACGGCTGGATGCACACCTTCCGGATGGGCGCGGCCTACCTGTCGCACACCCACGACGTGCCGATCGTGCCGGTGGCCCACCGCGGGACCTTCGCCGCGATGCCGCGCGGGGCCGGGTGGCCCGGGCGTGACGCCGGCGGGCGGCGGCAGCTGACGGTACGGTTCGGCGAGCCGCTGCGCGCACGTGGGGGCGAGTCGGTGCGCGACTACGCCCCACGGGTGCGCGAGGCCGTCGCGGCGCTGCTCGACGAGGACAGCAGCACCTGGTGGGAGGCCCAGCGCCGGCGCGCCACGGGCTCGACCCCCGACCCCGGTGGCCCCGACGTGGCGACCTGGCGGCGGGTGTGGGCCCAGACCGAGTCGCCGGCCGCGGACCCGCCCACCGGTCCCCGTCGGCGGGTCTGGCAGCGCTGA